The Jiangella alba genome includes the window GACCGACGCCGCCTCGACTACGTCCACCACGAGCCCCCCGCCGTCGCCGTCCGTTACGTCCGTGGCCGGCCTCATCACGACTTCCCCGCCGTCGCCCACGTCGTCGTTCTCGCCGGTCGGGTCCGCCGTCACCGCGGCTCCGACGCTGTCGCCGTCCGCCACGTCCGTGGCCGGCCTCATCACGACTTCCCCGCCGTCGCCCACGTCGTCGTTCTCGCCGGTCGGGTCCGCCGTCACCGCGGCTCCGACGCAGTCGCCGTCCGCTACGTCCGCGGCCGGCCTCACCACGGCCTCCCCGCCGTCTGCCATCTCGTCCATCTCGCCCACGGGGTCGACCACCGAGTCGCCCTCGTCGTCCCCGTCCGCCCTCACCGCGACTCCCACCTCGCCGCCCACCTCGTCGCCGTCGCCCACGGAATCGCCGACCGGGTCACCCACGGAGACCCCGACCCCAAGCCCCACCACCTCCCCAACGCCCACGCCGTCGGAGCCGCCGGGGCCGGACCTCGAGCCGTGCGTGGCGGCGCTGCAGGCGGCGCAGGAGGCGCAGCAGCGAGCGGCGGCGGATCAGCAGGCGCTGCAGGAGGCGATCACCGCGCTGGCAGAGCTGCTCGCGGCGGCCGAGGAGCCGGACGCCCCGCAGGAGGAGCCGGACACCTCGCAGGAAGAGCCGCCGTCAACCCCCTCGCCCTCGGAGGGGGAGCAGGGGCCGGGCGGGGCGAGCGCGTTGTCCGACGCCGCCCAGCTGGCCGAGGACCAGGCGGCCGTGAGCGAGGCGGAGCTGCGGGTGCTGGAGGCCGAGCATGCGCTCGCCGCGGCGACGATCGTCGCGCCGATCGCCGGGACCGTGGCCGCCGTCGACGTCACCACAGGCGCGGCGGCCGACTCCAGCGCCACCATCACGGTCGTCGCGCCCGGAGCTATCACCGTCACGGCCGAGGTGTCGGAGAGCGAGCTGCGCAGCCTCGCCGTCGGGACGGCGGCAAAGGTGCGGGCGGCGGGCACGGCGGAGTCCGTGAGCGGCGAGGTGGTGTCGATCGGCCTCATCCCCGACACGTCGTCCGGCAGCGCTCGCTACCCCGTCGTCGTCGGTGTCGCGGAGCCGCCGGCGAACGCCGCTGGTGGCGCCTCGGCGGACGTGTCGTTCCTGCTCGGCGAGGCGACGGAGGTGCTGACGGTGCCGAACTCGGCGATCACGCTGACCGCTGACGGCGGCACGGTCCGGGTCCTGACCGGCGGCGAGGTCGAGACCACCCCGGTCACCCTCGGCGTCGTCGGCTCCGAGCGCACCGAGATCCTCGACGGCCTCTCCGCCGGCGACCTCGTCGTCCTCGCCGACCTCGGCGCCGACCTGCCCACGTCTGACGCCGGCCCCACCGGCGGCGGTCCCATCCGCGGCGGCGACTTCACCGGCGGCTTCGGCGGACCACCGCCCGGGTTCGGCTGACGCGGGTCTGGGCTCGGACCGGCCGGGCGAGCGGCGCTACCGCTCGCCCGGCTGCTCCGCGCGCAGGCCCCGGGCGGTGAGGTCGTTCAGCCGTTCCAGCCACCCCTCCGGCGCCGGCCGGAACGCGACGCCCCCCGCGGTCGCCGACCACTCCACCCCCGCCGCGACGTCCGCGAACGTCAGGCCGCGCGCCTCCAGCCACGCCGGCGCCCCCGGCGAGCTGAGCTCGGGTGTGCGCCGGACCGCGTGCACCATGTAGTCGGTGATCCGCCGTCGCCCCCACTGCTCCGCCGGCACGGGGTACGGGTCATCAGGAGCGGGCTCCGGCCCGAACGCGTCGTACCAGACGTTGCGCAGCCACTCGTCGGTGGTCCATTGGGACTCGCCGGCGCTGTGCGGCGGGTACGACGACTCGCTGAGGTGGCGGGCGAACTCGTCGCGGAACGCGCGGTAGGTCTCGTTGGCGCGGGCGGCCAGCCTCGACGGCGCTTCTTCGCAGGCCTCGACGTAGAAGTCGGGAACGTCGTCGGCCATGCCGAACCCGCTGCCGAAGAACTGACGGAAGTTGCTGCTCATCGGGGTCACTCGAGATCCTCCAGGCGTTCGTTCGTCGGTCCCGGAACGTCGACCGGGAAGCAGGTGACCAGGTGCCAGGTGCCGCCGGCCTTCTTGAACGCCAGGGTCGCGCCGGGGTCCGCGCCGCGGGCGATCGGATCGAAGGCCTGCGCGAAGACCGTCTCGCGGCCCTGATCCAGGCCGTACAGCCGCGCGGCCGACCAATCCATCCGGGTCTCCTTCGTGCCGATGCCCGCGCCACGGTATCCGGCGGCGTCGCCCGGCGTGAGCCCCGCCTGGTCGGCGCTCACATGGATCCCGATCCTCGTCGCGTCGCCCGCCGCGCGGGTGAGGAATGCGTCCAAGCCACCCTGGGTGTGCGCGCGTTCGAGCACGGCTTCGATCGGCTTGACCAGCGCTTCTGGCGACGTGAAACCGCCGGCCACCGGTCCGCAGCGGTGCGCGGTGGCGACGGCGCCGGTCGGCAGGACCTGCCAGCCGTACTCGCCGGACGGGTCCTTCAACCAGATCAGCCGCGCGAGGTGAGCGCCGTCGGAGAGATGCGCGCCGTGCCGTTGCACCGCATGGCAGGTGGCGTCCTCGATGAGCCGCATGCCTTCGTCCGCGTACTCCTGCGCGAAAGCACGACGGGTGGCCGCGAGGGCGACGGCGAGGTCGCCGGCCGAGGGAGCTGTCGTCGCGGCGGCGGGCTCGCGGCCGAGGCTCGTGCTGCCGTCGACGCCGGTCAGGAGGTCGGCGACGTAGATGCGGGCGAAGCCGGCGGGGAAGTGGTCGCTGAGGTCGCCACCGGCCG containing:
- a CDS encoding efflux RND transporter periplasmic adaptor subunit; the protein is MAALQAAQEAQQRAAADQQALQEAITALAELLAAAEEPDAPQEEPDTSQEEPPSTPSPSEGEQGPGGASALSDAAQLAEDQAAVSEAELRVLEAEHALAAATIVAPIAGTVAAVDVTTGAAADSSATITVVAPGAITVTAEVSESELRSLAVGTAAKVRAAGTAESVSGEVVSIGLIPDTSSGSARYPVVVGVAEPPANAAGGASADVSFLLGEATEVLTVPNSAITLTADGGTVRVLTGGEVETTPVTLGVVGSERTEILDGLSAGDLVVLADLGADLPTSDAGPTGGGPIRGGDFTGGFGGPPPGFG